In Uranotaenia lowii strain MFRU-FL chromosome 2, ASM2978415v1, whole genome shotgun sequence, one genomic interval encodes:
- the LOC129744893 gene encoding protein rotatin homolog, protein MTLVITHDMLSKLTHQIQEIRIRTLHDIENKVKRALWDEQQMELKFSPTSLVKSLIRWFGNVPICEEAAVLELLSLLLTSKYGHEIVNYFTISRLIKELGKVKYLIGSKPELAELVENVVQLVNSFKESEQLRSDYESVAESLASIKIDCIDLTESPNVHSETIPRRGANYYTKCWEIPLPSDKKTLRDLNDSLHPSGNDKDIQHAFNYMVPSINDYPPEFFLQPPYIYHSLIKLLEARKVSVRTIVEMLHRLTVSIQKRIKSLQLTCMYSYENSNTDCDSENIQISVPAFVHELFLLGINCLKEVSDDMDLQDSNKVFNMFHDLIELASTQPLDGFQFQEVRREFGYLCKHFRQSWESNSKCFSMRTKYLVTVNLLSRFLQLAKPNTDSTVELTTADETCFPHHQQYNPNDFETLNSTGHRRALEKNDHSWKHELQVAALDYPMKHIYPSLYEPILEQALKTPNPKLQILLEADEILAPAVTILRQPDSIKDEDLIFTGIEAIETLHLHRSTAMVKRLIKAIGRCCCYFQSNSRLREEAEKLTLRLLAHSDEKVKSAAYDACNGVIKDYISSLDEGAILTHRRTFPKVEGKMSALGIPLTVEILVEVICFGFCSQNTKIQQQAETILLFILNSRAFLLDRWSDLVDIIIPVLPLLQTVAITKQNSTLSRAIITLLHPDSELPSQEQIRGNLRFLFQDSSDIREEALTRILFLLSIDASSQHYSPSIDHIRDTISNDICLLKTKYDIGKHLSTDVYEVATIRPLLDTLEAEGTDPAIRRSALVQLNAMSEDPILCEIIHKANGWAFVLQVLDNALREHHYLDYPDSAVPAIGILAKMCFMVPEFRKFLAENGNVYYLVIRALLINHHLPIFKPDCCSLLFLLLFSDYAVGSGKSISLPTLVAQYRIPFVCEFHWRCSPFHELSYLEEIFVDRADSVEKPIQQQDSILRFSRTCGVECATSRLQMNTANQSFHRSSSDLANLQSYRHVAWQYLRLAFACQWFDAFDNILVNAKKHRTSPMAANAKESVVIDYNLLPPHLMPSKRNDDETVIDLEYNSLAFDRSLRLTATDVNMIRTTHVEEIFKNSLKCIATATSHAEVSVGLAGLASNLSLPMREQILHNSIVKHLKKFILTPPNTLADEKLLIDVIGLLGDLIQIGYENVLVWIVTLLFEQTSIFTQLLKSENCSGELFMKNVDFIKIVLQEALLCENTDVVKLMVNEQDYQMNIKREHNFNLLNKLFETITDRLDNDLHKCDIMKIIALVSLCRVVVQSGLLEFDSKFLNHVINKLCSYMNLIRSITYSGSTIIKNCLIIMSLMLDRMKDIHLKPKHYKVIAIQCSHTNPLIRSCAWNVLAKMAKTLSGAHSIIKECAYLPGGVHACAAKTLLDPEETSLVKESATGLLIALLSHKEEKGCNLHKFMLPHDKANPLNPTNADPLKTILEILKKHRFFEQALESMQTFTTHDEMQLGEFAGVQMVTCDVVKSYSMIFSCLVDLKADLVDFFIEKGCLQRLMYCISNVPLHPSRSALLMVSEISNFLLRCLSYKKDIICEIMSPYQAVIGGIIYLLNGELYGEQSEKLLHEVTVNIMHLLSSLALHKVGNQLITGVLGELKLEPLVLLINKGIANSRKEYQIACLRFLTLLVLTSDVNIIPTSEFQSFLGLIETIQLEMIEGNRKKSSISTVPGAGELRRIKSLQRLKYEPEDFCSLEDEDSENRDPNGQKKLTGNSAKSKAKEVETAASGSEVLFFTLVEQFQIVGAKDKPENGALISTVQKRTLYSTIQVMLKQSEKARKVARKKKFLEILLDRLEAVCSGINTSYQDFVRKNGDSKKAPIVEELSSIADIIAAWFEHDLLVHQNNINRLCKMFLQLWPWIGNNQELEVAFIKALVCLTENSIIVCKSFTVSFPGHPHSILKLVIATVTAETVKVKGIKSDLSLLRLSLRVLINCISSQEGRLLVSKLNVLDNINKLHPAVTKLQKPWIAVTLLWLEFWEIYSRHNDVNEVRHLTVLGALIRKSTPELRLLALEIMRNMSYVPSNRPALLASQDFMCTVKSVLDGENCSEQLIVASSIWKMIANNYKGKSAIKNSAIPRRLSALLKQRSLKERCEDDELFNVLNVVVKLLNS, encoded by the exons ATGACGCTCGTTATCACCCATGACATGCTGTCCAAGCTGA CGCATCAAATTCAGGAAATTCGAATACGCACCCTGCACGACATTGAGAACAAAGTGAAGCGAGCCCTCTGGGACGAACAGCAAATGGAGCTGAAGTTCAGTCCCACGTCGCTGGTTAAGAGTCTCATCCGCTGGTTCGGTAATGTACCGATATGCGAGGAAGCCGCCGTTCTGGAACTGCTGTCCCTGCTTTTGACG AGCAAATACGGCCATGAAATAGTGAACTATTTCACCATCAGTAGACTCATTAAAGAGCTAGGCAAGGTGAAATATTTGATTGGGTCGAAACCGGAATTGGCGGAACTGGTAGAAAATGTTGTCCAGCTTGTAAATAGTTTTAAAGAATCCGAACAGCTCCGATCTGATTATGAAAGTGTGGCAGAAAGTTTGGCTAGCATAAAAATTGATTGTATAGATCTTACCGAATCACCGAATGTACATTCAGAAACGATTCCTCGGAGAGGTGCAAATTATTACACCAAATGTTGGGAGATTCCCTTACCTTCGGATAAGAAAACACTGAGGGATTTGAATGATTCATTGCATCCATCTGGCAACGATAAAGACATTCAACATGCCTTCAATTATATGGTTCCATCGATCAACGATTATCCTCCGGAATTTTTTCTTCAGCCGCCGTATATTTATCACTCCTTGATCAAACTTTTGGAAGCCAGAAAAGTCAGTGTACGAACTATTGTGGAAATGCTGCACCGATTAACGGTGTCtattcaaaaaagaattaaatcacTCCAGCTCACTTGTATGTACTCGTATGAGAACTCCAACACAGATTGTGATTCGGAAAACATACAGATATCAGTGCCGGCTTTTGTCCACGAGCTGTTCCTTCTTGGAATTAACTGTCTCAAGGAAGTGTCCGACGATATGGATTTACAAGATTCAAACAAAGTATTTAATATGTTCCATGATCTGATTGAACTGGCCTCAACTCAACCTTTGgatggttttcaatttcaagaagTACGCCGAGAGTTTGGATATCTTTGCAAGCACTTTCGCCAAAGCTGGGAATCGAACTCGAAATGCTTCTCGATGCGTACCAAATATCTGGTAACGGTTAATCTTTTGTCCCGGTTCCTTCAACTGGCCAAGCCAAACACTGATAGTACAGTAGAATTAACTACTGCAGATGAAACATGCTTTCCACATCATCAACAATACAACCCAAAcgattttgaaactttaaactcGACCGGTCATCGTCGTGCTCTCGAAAAGAATGACCACAGTTGGAAGCATGAGCTGCAGGTGGCTGCCCTAGATTATCCTATGAAGCACATCTATCCTTCGCTCTACGAACCAATTCTAGAGCAAGCACTTAAAACTCCAAACCCGAAACTACAAATCCTTCTGGAAGCTGATGAAATACTCGCCCCAGCAGTGACCATTCTTCGGCAACCGGACAGCATAAAAGACGAAGACCTTATCTTCACCGGCATCGAGGCCATCGAAACTCTTCATCTGCATCGGTCAACAGCCATGGTAAAGCGCCTCATTAAAGCTATCGGTCGGTGTTGCTGTTACTTCCAATCGAATAGTCGACTTCGTGAAGAAGCAGAGAAACTTACTCTGCGCCTTTTAGCCCATTCGGACGAAAAGGTAAAAAGTGCCGCATATGATGCCTGCAACGGCGTTATAAAGGATTACATTAGCTCCCTGGATGAAGGAGCTATTCTGACTCACCGGCGAACCTTTCCTAAGGTGGAGGGCAAGATGAGCGCTCTCGGGATTCCACTGACGGTGGAAATCTTAGTCGAAGTGATTTGCTTCGGATTTTGTAGCCAGAATACAaag ATCCAACAACAGGCGGAAACAATACTGCTTTTCATATTGAATTCCCGCGCGTTCTTGCTTGACCGTTGGAGCGATCTAGTGGATATTATCATACCGGTTCTACCGCTATTGCAAACCGTCGCCATAACCAAACAAAACTCCACATTGTCCCGAGCAATTATCACCTTACTGCATCCGGACTCGGAGCTACCGTCGCAGGAACAGATTCGAGGCAATTTGCGATTCCTATTCCAGGATAGCTCCGACATTCGAGAGGAAGCATTGACACGAATATTGTTCTTGTTGAGTATCGACGCCAGTTCTCAACACTACTCACCCAGCATTGACCATATTCGGGATACTATTTCCAACGACATTTGTCTGCTTAAAACAAAGTACGACATCGGCAAGCACTTGTCTACTGATGTGTATGAGGTAGCAACCATCCGACCCCTATTGGATACTTTGGAAGCTGAAGGAACCGATCCTGCTATTAGGCGGAGTGCATTGGTCCAACTGAACGCAATGTCCGAAGACCCCATCTTATGCGAGATCATTCACAAGGCCAATGGATGGGCATTTGTGTTGCAGGTTTTAGATAACGCTCTGAGGGAACATCATTATCTAGATTATCCGGACAGTGCAGTTCCCGCAATTGGAATACTTGCTAAGATGTGTTTTATGGTTCCAGAATTTCGAAAGTTCTTAGCTGAAAATGGAAACGTGTATTATTTGGTTATAAGAGCACTTCTGATTAACCACCATTTGCCCATTTTTAAGCCCGATTGTTGTTCGTTACTGTTCTTGCTACTCTTTAGTGATTACGCGGTTGGCAGTGGCAAATCGATCTCTCTACCAACACTGGTCGCTCAGTACAGGATTCCATTCGTGTGTGAATTTCACTGGCGATGTAGCCCGTTTCATGAGCTAAGCTACTTGGAAGAGATTTTTGTGGATCGTGCTGACAGCGTTGAGAAGCCAATTCAGCAACAAGATAGCATTCTGCGCTTCAGTCGAACGTGTGGGGTGGAATGTGCCACTTCCCGGCTACAGATGAACACAGCCAATCAAAG cttCCATCGAAGTTCCAGCGACCTTGCCAACTTGCAAAGCTATCGCCATGTGGCGTGGCAATACTTGCGGCTAGCCTTCGCCTGTCAATGGTTCGATGCATTTGATAATATTCTGGTGAACGCAAAGAAACACAGGACCTCACCGATGGCTGCAAACGCTAAGGAATCCGTCGTCATAGATTATAATCTTCTGCCGCCCCATTTGATGCCTTCGAAAAGAAACGATGACGAAACTGTAATAGACCTGGAATATAACAGCCTCGCGTTTGATCGGTCCCTGCGGCTAACGGCGACCGATGTCAACATGATCAGAACTACACATGtggaggaaattttcaaaaatagcctCAAATGCATAGCGACAGCCACGTCCCATGCTGAAGTTTCCGTTGGACTGGCAGGGCTGGCCAGCAATTTAAGTTTACCGATGCGAGAGCAAATCCTACACAATTCAATcgttaaacatttgaaaaaatttatcctCACGCCTCCGAATACTTTGGCTGACGAAAAGCTACTGATAGATGTGATCGGACTACTAGGAGATTTGATTCAAATCGGGTACGAAAATGTTCTTGTTTGGATTGTGACGCTGCTCTTCGAACAAACAAGTATCTTTACTCAACTTCTGAAATCCGAGAACTGTTCAGGGGAGCTATTcatgaaaaatgttgattttattaaaatagtaCTGCAGGAGGCACTTTTGTGCGAAAATACAGATGTCGTAAAGTTGATGGTCAACGAACAAGATTATCAAATGAATATAAAACGTGAACATAATTTCAATTTGCTAAATAAACTGTTTGAAACAATAACCGATCGATTAGACAACGACCTGCACAAATGTGACATTATGAAGATCATTGCCTTGGTCAGTTTATGTCGAGTGGTCGTTCAAAGTGGTTTACTCGAGTTTGACAGTAAGTTTTTGAACCATGTGATCAACAAGCTCTGTTCCTACATGAATCTCATCCGATCGATAACCTATTCCGGCTCAACGATCATCAAGAACTGCCTCATAATAATGTCCCTCATGTTGGACCGAATGAAAGATATTCACCTGAAGCCTAAACACTACAAAGTGATAGCCATTCAATGCAGTCACACCAACCCACTCATCCGATCCTGTGCTTGGAATGTGTTAGCTAAAATGGCCAAAACACTGTCCGGGGCTCACTCAATCATCAAAGAATGTGCCTATCTTCCGGGAGGCGTTCATGCATGTGCGGCCAAAACTCTGCTAGATCCAGAAGAAACCAGTTTGGTCAAGGAATCGGCGACCGGATTGTTGATTGCATTGCTTTCCCACAAAGAGGAAAAGGGATGCAATTTGCACAAATTTATGCTGCCACATGATAAAGCAAACCCACTGAATCCCACCAACGCAGATCCGCTGAAAACTATTCTGGAGATTTTGAAGAAACATCGATTCTTCGAGCAAGCTTTGGAGTCGATGCAAACCTTCACGACTCACGATGAAATGCAGCTGGGAGAATTTGCCGGTGTTCAAATGGTCACGTGCGATGTCGTCAAAAGCTACAGCATGATTTTCAGTTGTTTGGTTGATCTGAAAgctgatttggtagattttttcaTCGAGAAAGGTTGTTTGCAACGGCTTATGTA ttGTATATCGAATGTTCCTCTGCATCCGAGTCGATCGGCTTTGTTAATGGTTTCCGAGATCAGCAACTTTCTGCTGAGGTGTCTTAGCTACAAAAAAGATATCATTTGTGAAATTATGAGCCCTTATCAAGCCGTTATAGGGGGCATCATTTACCTGCTGAATGGGGAATTGTACGGTGAGCAAAGTGAAAAATTGCTACACGAAGTTACTGTGAATATTATGCACCTGTTGAGTTCGCTGGCCTTACACAAGGTAGGCAATCAACTGATCACCGGTGTTCTGGGCGAACTTAAGTTGGAGCCTTTGGTTCTTCTTATTAATAAGGGTATCGCAAACAGTCGAAaag aaTATCAAATCGCCTGTCTTCGTTTTCTCACGCTACTGGTGTTAACCTCTGATGTTAATATCATCCCAACGTCAGAATTCCAATCGTTCCTTGGGTTGATTGAAACGATACAACTAGAAATGATTGAAGGTAAcaggaaaaaatcatcaattagcACTGTACCCGGCGCTGGCGAATTGCGAAGGATAAAATCCTTGCAACGGCTTAAATATGAACCCGAAGATTTCTGCTCCCTCGAAGATGAAGACAGTGAAAATCGGGATCCCAACGGGCAGAAAAAACTTACCGGTAACAGTGCCAAATCGAAAGCAAAAGAAGTTGAAACTGCTGCCAGTGGGAGTGAAGTCTTGTTCTTCACATTGGTGGAACAATTTCAGATTGTGGGTGCCAAGGACAAACCTGAAAATGGCGCCCTAATCTCTACGGTACAAAAACGTACCTTGTACTCCACTATTCAAGTAATGCTGAAACAGTCGGAAAAGGCTAGAAAAGTTGCGAGGAAAAAGAAGTTCTTAGAAATTTTGCTAGACAGATTAGAAGCTGTCTGTAGTGGAATCAATACCAGCTATCAAGATTTCGTGCGTAAAAACGGTGACAGTAAAAAGGCTCCAATAGTGGAAGAACTATCATCGATTGCAGATATAATCGCAGCCTGGTTTGAACACGATTTACTGGTCCACCAGAATAACATTAACCGCCTGTGCAAAATGTTTCTGCAGCTTTGGCCATGGATCGGAAACAATCAGGAACTGGAAGTTGCTTTCATAAAAGCGCTAGTTTGTCTCACTGAGAACTCAATAATTGTTTGTAAAAGCTTCACCGTTTCATTTCCGGGGCACCCTCATTCGATACTGAAATTGGTAATCGCAACTGTAACTGCTGAAACAGTTAAAGTAAAAGGAATAAAAAGTGATCTGTCTTTACTGAGATTAAGCCTAAGGGTTTTGATTAATTGTATCTCTAGCCAAGAAGGTCGTCTATTGGTTTCAAAGTTAAATGTTCTAGACAACATTAATAAACTGCACCCCGCAGTAACCAAGCTGCAAAAACCTTGGATAGCTGTAACTTTGTTGTGGCTAGAATTTTGGGAAATCTATTCCCGACATAACGATGTCAACGAAGTTag gcATCTCACAGTGCTAGGGGCTTTGATACGCAAATCCACACCGGAACTACGCTTACTGGCCCTAGAAATCATGCGGAACATGTCCTATGTTCCCAGCAACAGGCCGGCGTTGCTTGCCTCCCAGGATTTTATGTGCACCGTGAAATCCGTCCTCGATGGAGAGAACTGTTCCGAGCAGCTGATAGTGGCCAGCTCGATCTGGAAGATGATTGCCAACAATTACAAGGGTAAAAGTGCTATTAAGAATAGTGCCATACCCAGAAGGTTGAGCGCACTTCTGAAACAACGCTCCCTGAAGGAACGGTGCGAAGACGATGAGCTGTTCAATGTGCTGAATGTGGTCGTGAAGTTGTTGAATAGTTGA